One genomic region from Bacilli bacterium encodes:
- a CDS encoding potassium transporter TrkG has product MYRLLKKLHISPYLAVALSFFLVILLGSFILWTPWAYQNREMPQFIDAFFTAASAVCVTGLNVYSSLVDTFSVFGKVVIALLIQLGGLGFITIFAFTVTLFGRRISVLDRYLLKRAFSVGQNANILRFIRQMVVISLIIEAIGSIPFMLVFIPQYGFWVGVGKAVFQAISSFNNAGFDLIGDSSLMPYYGNYIVTLNTIMLVFLGGIGFLVIGDILKTKRIRNWSIITKISLLMSFILTFGGALLVFLLDEGGISFYHALFQSVVARTAGFYTVQISGLTTGARGILLLLMFIGASPLSTGGGTKTSTWFVILITGWSFIRGKKAQAFKRSFSQKNFVQATTLVFFAFMAIMVGVLVVNRLEQNNPSNDIYATYGLSAVVFECFSAFGTVGTSFGITPYLSTGSKIVLCTLMFFGRVGPMTLISSVSESMNREEKLHYANIEADVIVG; this is encoded by the coding sequence ATGTATCGGCTTTTAAAAAAGTTGCACATTTCTCCATATCTTGCCGTGGCATTGAGTTTTTTTCTCGTCATTTTGCTCGGCAGTTTTATTTTATGGACTCCATGGGCCTATCAAAATCGCGAAATGCCACAGTTCATCGATGCTTTTTTTACGGCCGCGAGCGCCGTATGCGTTACCGGACTGAATGTATACAGTAGTTTGGTTGACACCTTTTCCGTCTTTGGAAAAGTCGTTATCGCACTTTTGATTCAATTAGGCGGACTCGGTTTTATTACAATTTTTGCTTTCACCGTCACACTTTTTGGAAGACGAATTTCCGTCCTTGATCGCTATTTGTTAAAACGGGCTTTCAGCGTCGGTCAAAACGCGAACATACTGCGTTTTATTCGCCAAATGGTCGTTATTTCTTTGATAATCGAAGCTATCGGATCTATTCCATTTATGCTTGTGTTCATCCCTCAATACGGATTTTGGGTCGGTGTTGGAAAAGCGGTTTTCCAAGCCATTAGTTCTTTTAACAATGCCGGGTTTGACCTTATCGGCGACTCCTCACTGATGCCGTATTATGGAAATTATATTGTGACATTAAACACAATTATGCTGGTCTTTTTAGGGGGAATTGGTTTCCTTGTCATCGGTGATATTTTGAAAACAAAGCGCATTCGTAATTGGAGCATAATTACCAAGATTTCTCTTTTGATGTCATTCATACTAACCTTTGGTGGTGCGCTTTTAGTTTTCTTGTTAGATGAGGGTGGTATCAGTTTTTATCACGCTTTATTTCAAAGTGTGGTGGCTAGAACCGCAGGATTTTATACCGTTCAAATAAGCGGGCTTACCACTGGCGCCCGAGGAATCTTACTCTTATTGATGTTTATCGGAGCTTCTCCGCTTTCAACCGGAGGCGGAACTAAAACATCCACTTGGTTCGTGATTCTCATCACCGGCTGGAGCTTTATCCGCGGTAAAAAAGCTCAAGCTTTTAAGCGCTCCTTTTCCCAAAAGAACTTTGTTCAGGCTACAACCCTTGTCTTCTTTGCTTTTATGGCCATCATGGTTGGTGTGTTGGTGGTAAATCGTTTGGAACAAAACAATCCCAGCAATGACATATACGCGACTTATGGTCTTTCCGCAGTTGTATTCGAATGCTTCTCCGCCTTTGGAACAGTGGGCACTTCTTTTGGAATTACCCCTTACCTATCGACCGGTAGTAAAATAGTGCTATGTACGTTAATGTTCTTTGGCCGAGTTGGACCGATGACTTTAATTTCATCCGTCAGCGAATCCATGAATCGGGAAGAAAAATTACATTACGCTAATATAGAAGCTGACGTAATTGTCGGCTAG
- a CDS encoding metalloregulator ArsR/SmtB family transcription factor — MTRKILPTEDVLEKMEHLLSITADYTRLKILCALLDGPKYVGELQSIADASQSLISHQLKVLKDASLVKNEREGNRVSYSLSDDHVASLLSVVFDHASE; from the coding sequence ATGACAAGAAAAATATTGCCAACCGAAGATGTGCTAGAAAAAATGGAGCATCTATTGAGTATAACCGCAGATTATACGCGATTAAAAATTTTGTGTGCATTACTAGATGGGCCAAAGTATGTCGGAGAATTGCAAAGCATTGCCGATGCTTCCCAATCGCTAATTTCTCATCAACTTAAGGTATTAAAAGATGCTTCGTTGGTAAAAAATGAGCGAGAAGGCAACCGTGTGAGTTATTCTTTAAGCGATGACCATGTCGCTTCACTCTTGTCAGTGGTTTTTGATCACGCATCCGAGTAG
- a CDS encoding heavy metal translocating P-type ATPase, with protein sequence MKKLYDIKGFDCANCALKVSRHLSSDPNIKSASIDFVNEKLYVDYQKDELSIEELKRKAAEVESDPLEIREHRNSQVVKTPILTRAIKIKILRIIISAVLLGSVYFFDRYPLLTTAMNEALIIAVSIISYLLIGYDILFKAGKNLFTGRSVFDETVLMSVATLGAFAIQSYEEAVLVMLLFQIGEIFEDISIEKSRRSIVAALDLRSDIAHVYRNDEYMDVDPSILVKGDVIMVRVGEIIPVDSTVISGTGSLDTSSLTGEFLPQGVVAGDVALSGTVVTDGILILKVEKAYQESTISKIIELVTTSGENKAKAEKFIARFSRFYTPIVMALALLVAIIPPLFNGDWRGSAYTALTFLVVSCPCAIVISVPLAFFTGIGLASKKGIVIKGANYLDRLNEVKTIIYDKTGTLTTGEFSVTSFYFVKSDEQIARQLLVSLESLSGHPLAKAITGHFKDIEILNVDQFHEETGRGLRAIYDGKEVLVGNGQFLKSNHITLGETIQSGVVVYVAYDKRVIGRVELNDTIKPGVADMVSKLHREHVRLEMLTGDRESNAAHISQKIGIDEYHAELLPQDKIRYLDEKLTGTNPKQAVAFIGDGVNDAPSIAKADIGFAMGGIGSDIAVSSADAVIMNDDPLKVATAIKIARITRRRAISNIVIALIVKISVMVLAYFNLAPMWLAVLSDSGLAILLVINSLLLIKAKVE encoded by the coding sequence ATGAAAAAACTATATGATATCAAAGGTTTCGACTGCGCCAATTGCGCATTAAAAGTATCCCGTCACCTAAGTAGTGATCCAAACATTAAAAGTGCCAGCATCGACTTTGTAAACGAGAAACTGTATGTTGATTACCAAAAAGATGAACTTTCGATTGAGGAATTAAAACGGAAGGCCGCTGAAGTGGAAAGCGACCCGTTAGAAATACGTGAGCACAGAAACTCGCAAGTGGTTAAGACCCCCATTTTAACAAGGGCAATTAAAATAAAAATATTGCGCATTATCATTAGCGCGGTTTTACTTGGCTCAGTCTACTTTTTTGATCGGTATCCGCTCTTAACGACTGCGATGAACGAAGCACTAATCATCGCCGTTTCAATTATTAGTTATTTGCTTATTGGCTATGACATATTATTTAAAGCGGGTAAGAATTTATTTACGGGAAGAAGCGTTTTTGACGAAACGGTTTTGATGAGTGTGGCAACTTTGGGAGCATTTGCCATTCAAAGTTATGAAGAGGCAGTCTTGGTAATGCTTCTTTTTCAAATCGGTGAAATTTTTGAAGATATATCGATTGAAAAATCTCGTCGATCAATTGTTGCCGCCCTAGATTTAAGGAGTGATATCGCCCATGTATATCGCAATGATGAATATATGGATGTCGATCCTTCAATATTGGTAAAAGGTGATGTTATCATGGTGCGCGTCGGGGAGATTATTCCGGTAGATTCGACGGTAATAAGCGGAACTGGATCATTAGATACATCGTCATTAACTGGCGAATTTTTACCTCAAGGAGTGGTTGCGGGGGATGTCGCTTTAAGTGGGACAGTTGTGACGGATGGAATTCTAATTTTGAAAGTCGAAAAAGCCTATCAAGAGTCGACAATTAGCAAAATAATTGAGCTAGTTACAACTTCGGGAGAAAATAAAGCCAAAGCTGAAAAATTTATCGCTCGCTTTTCTCGTTTTTATACTCCAATTGTAATGGCCTTAGCTCTTTTGGTGGCAATTATTCCTCCCCTTTTTAATGGTGATTGGCGCGGAAGTGCCTACACGGCTTTAACTTTTCTTGTCGTATCTTGCCCTTGCGCCATCGTAATATCGGTTCCGCTGGCTTTTTTTACGGGAATTGGATTGGCAAGCAAAAAGGGCATTGTGATAAAGGGAGCCAATTATCTTGATCGACTCAATGAGGTTAAAACAATAATTTATGACAAGACGGGGACTTTAACTACTGGAGAATTTTCTGTTACTAGTTTTTATTTTGTTAAAAGCGATGAACAAATTGCTCGGCAATTATTGGTATCGCTTGAATCACTGAGCGGACATCCGTTAGCAAAAGCCATAACTGGACATTTCAAAGATATTGAAATCTTAAATGTTGACCAGTTTCATGAGGAGACTGGCCGGGGATTAAGGGCGATATATGATGGGAAAGAAGTTTTAGTGGGCAATGGTCAGTTTTTAAAAAGCAATCATATTACTCTCGGCGAGACCATTCAAAGTGGAGTTGTTGTGTATGTTGCTTATGATAAACGAGTCATTGGCCGAGTAGAACTTAACGATACAATTAAACCGGGAGTCGCCGATATGGTTAGTAAATTGCATCGCGAGCATGTCCGTTTAGAAATGTTAACGGGCGATCGCGAAAGTAATGCGGCGCATATCAGTCAAAAAATTGGTATCGATGAATATCATGCCGAACTATTGCCTCAGGATAAAATCCGATATCTTGATGAAAAGCTGACCGGCACCAATCCAAAACAAGCGGTGGCTTTTATTGGCGATGGAGTCAATGATGCCCCATCCATTGCAAAGGCTGATATAGGATTTGCGATGGGAGGAATCGGCAGTGATATTGCTGTCAGCAGCGCAGATGCGGTGATTATGAACGATGATCCACTGAAGGTGGCCACAGCGATAAAAATAGCCCGCATTACCCGGCGGAGGGCAATAAGCAACATCGTCATTGCCCTAATTGTTAAAATTAGCGTTATGGTGCTGGCCTATTTCAATTTGGCCCCGATGTGGCTCGCCGTACTTAGCGATTCAGGATTAGCAATTCTTCTTGTTATAAATTCTCTGTTACTAATAAAAGCAAAAGTGGAATAA
- the nusG gene encoding transcription termination/antitermination protein NusG: MENNEKDVQWYVVNTYSGHENTVKLNLLRRADSMNLHDFVFRVIVAEIEVDVLKDGLPTGKKKMKNLYPGYVFIEMIMSDEAWYMVRNTPGVTGFVGSSGGGTKPFPVPREQIEPVLKRMGEIDASMYDRYTVGDFVKVIHGSFEGTEGRITSIDKDTGNVKLEAVFFGRPTVLEVEFAQIEKI, translated from the coding sequence ATGGAAAATAATGAAAAAGATGTTCAATGGTATGTTGTTAATACCTATTCTGGACACGAGAATACAGTTAAACTAAATCTTCTACGGCGTGCTGATTCGATGAATTTGCATGATTTTGTCTTTCGGGTCATTGTCGCAGAAATTGAAGTTGATGTTCTTAAAGATGGTCTCCCCACGGGTAAGAAAAAGATGAAGAATCTTTATCCCGGTTATGTCTTTATTGAAATGATTATGTCGGATGAGGCATGGTATATGGTGCGTAATACCCCAGGCGTCACCGGATTCGTCGGCTCCAGTGGCGGTGGCACCAAGCCATTCCCGGTTCCCCGCGAGCAGATTGAACCGGTTCTAAAACGGATGGGTGAAATTGATGCGAGTATGTATGACCGCTACACGGTTGGAGACTTCGTCAAGGTTATCCATGGATCTTTTGAAGGAACGGAAGGAAGAATTACTTCCATTGATAAAGATACGGGCAACGTTAAACTTGAAGCCGTCTTCTTTGGCCGGCCGACGGTTCTCGAAGTTGAATTCGCGCAAATAGAGAAGATTTAA
- a CDS encoding TrkA family potassium uptake protein: MTNSNEKKTFVVIGLGQFGMSIVEELVSLNKDVIALDKDEEAVRIASELTPTAFVCDSTNEKALRELEIQNVSHAIVCYGDNTVASILTTVLLVSMNIKHVIVRMDNETYIPIIKKLGATEVVTPQRLAGLGLANRLGNDDFLDYYSLAGDYSVVKITIRNDYRPVTIQALNPRNEFGVNLILIQRGGKTFAPKALDKIHPGDIVFVVGLNGDIEDFSNFINKEPIEHAGN, from the coding sequence ATGACAAATAGCAATGAAAAGAAAACTTTCGTCGTAATTGGTCTTGGTCAATTTGGAATGTCTATTGTTGAAGAGTTGGTTTCTCTCAACAAAGATGTCATCGCCTTGGACAAAGATGAGGAAGCCGTTCGTATCGCCTCTGAACTTACCCCTACAGCCTTTGTCTGTGATTCCACAAATGAGAAGGCTCTGCGGGAACTAGAAATTCAAAATGTTTCGCATGCCATCGTTTGCTATGGCGACAACACTGTGGCTTCAATTCTTACTACTGTTTTACTGGTGAGTATGAACATCAAGCATGTTATTGTACGGATGGATAATGAAACCTACATTCCCATTATTAAAAAACTCGGCGCTACCGAGGTTGTTACCCCTCAACGTCTCGCCGGACTGGGGCTGGCCAATCGTTTAGGAAACGACGACTTTCTCGATTACTATTCCCTTGCTGGCGATTATTCAGTCGTCAAAATTACCATTAGAAATGATTATCGACCCGTGACTATTCAAGCTTTAAATCCGCGCAACGAGTTTGGGGTAAACCTTATACTGATTCAGCGCGGAGGCAAAACTTTCGCCCCGAAAGCGCTCGATAAGATTCATCCCGGTGACATAGTATTCGTTGTTGGATTAAATGGTGACATCGAAGATTTCAGTAATTTTATTAACAAAGAACCAATCGAACACGCCGGCAATTAA